One Glycine max cultivar Williams 82 chromosome 3, Glycine_max_v4.0, whole genome shotgun sequence DNA window includes the following coding sequences:
- the LOC100780415 gene encoding dolichyl-diphosphooligosaccharide--protein glycosyltransferase subunit 2 encodes MARNLGGLLALLFAVSICGAVTIPGPVSDAHRSAALELFDGSFSSLEEAYEALRVFEILTIGNKPDVSTTTCKKVVENLGSSSPVKDLFYALKVNDILKCKVNGDVFKDIALRLKATVNDASTLVEMYYSIGSLVLIKDQASDVDVLLTDADGSFHSIKALSQSDGRWRYSSNNPESSTYAAGLALEALAGVISLASSEIDQSRVNTVKNDILKLFDSIEKYDDGTFYFDEKFVGGREHQGSLSTTSSVVRGVTAFAAVTSGKINLPGDKILGLANFFLGIGIPGDAKDFFNQVESLALLENNKVSIPLVLSLPATVYSLSKKDQLKVRVNTVLGSAAPPLTVKLVQAFRSNAKDSAIESKELQYDQNNGIHFLEAFPDNVDVGTYVFVFEIALHDSAGEKVYATGGQIHVPIYVTGIIKVSNAEIAVLDSDLGSVETQKTLDLAGNDDVSLSANHLQKLRFSFQLTTPHGHAFKPHQAFFKLKHETKHEHIFVVGNTGRKFEIILDFLGLVEKFYYLSGRYDIELTVGDTVMENSFLRLLGEVDLDLPEAPEKAARLPPLPVDPYSRYGPKAEIAHLFRAPEKRPPQELSLTFLGLILLPFIGFLVGLLRLGVNLKNFPSSAVPATYAFLFHLGIAAVLLLYVLFWLKLDLFTTLKTVGFLGAFLLFVGHRILSHLASTSSKLKSA; translated from the exons tTTAGAAGAGGCCTATGAGGCACTAAGAGTTTTTGAGATTCTTACGATTGGGAATAAGCCTGATGTGAGCACAACGACTTGCAAGAAAGTAGTGGAAAACCTTGGGTCGTCATCGCCTGTGAAGGATTTGTTCTATGCGTTAAAGGTTAATGACATATTAAAATGCAAGGTTAATGGGGATGTTTTCAAG GATATTGCTTTGAGACTTAAAGCCACTGTCAATGATGCGAGTACTTTGGTTGAGATGTACTATTCAATAGGAAGTTTGGTTCTTATAAAG GACCAGGCTTCTGATGTTGATGTGCTTCTTACTGATGCCGATGGATCCTTCCATTCAATCAAG GCTCTGAGCCAAAGTGATGGAAGGTGGCGTTATAGTTCTAATAATCCAGAGTCTAGTACCTATGCTGCTG GATTAGCACTTGAAGCACTTGCTGGAGTGATCTCATTAGCATCTTCTGAAATTGATCAGTCTAGG GTGAATACAGTGAAAAATGATATATTGAAGCTTTTCGACAGCATTGAGAAATATG ATGATGGAACATTCTATTTTGATGAGAAATTTGTTGGTGGACGTGAGCATCAGGGTTCTCTTTCCACAACTTCTTCTGTTGTTCGAGGGGTTACAGCATTTGCTGCTGTAACTTCTGGAAAAATAAAT CTTCCAGGGGATAAAATATTGGGTTTAGCAAATTTTTTCCTGGGAATTGGAATCCCAGGAGATGCCAAGGACTTCTTCAATCAAGTTGAATCATTAGCTCTTCTAGAGAACAACAA GGTTTCGATCCCATTGGTACTGTCACTTCCTGCAACGGTTTATTCATTATCCAAAAAAGATCAGCTCAAG GTTAGGGTGAACACTGTACTTGGTTCAGCTGCACCACCTTTAACAGTTAAGCTTGTGCAAGCTTTCCGCTCTAACGCTAAAGATTCAGCTATTGAGAGCAAG GAGCTCCAATATGATCAAAATAATGGAATTCATTTCTTGGAAGCTTTCCCAGACAATGTAGATGTGGGAActtatgtgtttgtttttgaG ATTGCACTTCACGATTCTGCTGGTGAAAAAGTTTATGCTACTGGAGGCCAAATTCATGTACCAATATATGTCACTGGCATTATTAAAGTCAGCAATGCTGAAATTGCTGTTCTTGACAGTGATCTTGGAAGTGTTGAAACCCAGAAaac GCTAGATTTGGCTGGAAATGATGATGTTTCACTCTCAGCTAACCACTTGCAAAAGTTGCGCTTTTCTTTCCAGTTGACAACACCTCACGGTCATGCTTTTAAGCCTCATCAG GCATTTTTCAAGTTGAAGCATGAGACAAAGCATGAACACATCTTTGTGGTTGGAAATACTGGCAGGAAGTTTGAGATTATTCTT GATTTTCTTGGTTTGGTGGAGAAATTTTATTACCTCTCTGGCAGATATGACATTGAGCTGACTGTTGGGGATACTGTCATG GAGAACTCTTTCTTACGGCTGCTTGGTGAAGTTGATTTAGATCTTCCCGAAGCACCTGAGAAGGCAGCCCGTCTTCCTCCACTCCCTGTCGATCCTTACTCAAGATATGGGCCCAAAGCCGAGATAGCCCACTTATTCAGGGCTCCAGAAAAGCGACCACCCCAGGAACTCTCTCTTACTTTCTTGGGTTTGATCCTTCTGCCATTTATTGGCTTTTTAGTTGGG CTGTTACGCCTGGGAGTGAACTTGaagaattttccttcttcagcTGTACCTGCTACATATGCCTTCTTATTCCATCTTGGCATTGCTGCAGTTCTATTGCTTTATGTACTTTTCTGGTTGAAG CTGGACTTGTTCACTACACTCAAAACTGTAGGATTTTTGGGAGCTTTTCTGTTGTTTGTGGGACACAGAATTCTTTCCCATCTCGCTTCAACATCATCTAAGTTGAAGTCTGCATGA